A genome region from Gadus chalcogrammus isolate NIFS_2021 chromosome 7, NIFS_Gcha_1.0, whole genome shotgun sequence includes the following:
- the icmt gene encoding protein-S-isoprenylcysteine O-methyltransferase — translation MAGRKLVLEGEISIKSFILGLSVLIIPLIRTSFGHIDWVFDYLTGTPGKIVIAIYIAVINGLLLVVYKGPLYKVAVRACFLGVTFGCGLLISLSPSTWTHFGWYMCSLSFFHYSEYLVTAFINPHSLSLDSFLLNHSIEYTLAAVSSWVEFTVEKMLVPELKQLSYFSLLGLLMVMCGECLRKAAMLTAGSNFNHIVQNEKAQSHVLVTGGVYSMFRHPSYVGWFYWSIGTQVMLFNPVCILGYSLASWRFFRERIEEEELSLIHFFGEDYVEYKKKVSTGLPFISGIRVN, via the exons ATGGCAGGGAGGAAGTTGGTTCTGGAGGGGGAAATAAGTATAAAAAGCTTTATCTTAGGTCTAAGTGTGTTAATAATTCCTTTGATAAGGACATCATTTGGACATATCGACTGGGTGTTTGATTATCTCACGGGAACACCTGGAAAAATTGTAATTGCAATCTACATTGCAGTTATCAATGGCCTTTTGCTAGTTGTTTACAAGGGACCGCTGTACAAG GTTGCTGTAAGAGCCTGCTTTCTGGGGGTTACTTTCGGATGTGGCTTACTGATAAGCCTTTCGCCATCCACTTGGACACATTTTGGCTG GTACATGTGCTCCCTGTCTTTCTTCCACTATTCGGAGTACCTGGTAACAGCCTTCATCAACCCCCACAGCCTCTCCCTCGACTCGTTCCTGCTCAACCACAGCATTGAGTACACCTTGGCTGCAGTGTCCTCATGGGTGGAGTTCACCGTAGAGAAGATGCTGGTTCCAG AGCTGAAGCAGCTCAGCTACTTCAGCCTCCTGGGCCTGCTGATGGTGATGTGCGGGGAGTGCCTGCGCAAGGCGGCCATGCTCACGGCCGGCTCCAACTTCAACCACATTGTGCAGAACGAGAAGGCCCAAAGCCACGTGCTGGTCACCGGCGGGGTCTACTCGATGTTCAGACACCCCTCATACGTAGGATGGTTCTACTGGAGCATAGGAACCCAG GTGATGCTGTTCAACCCGGTGTGTATACTGGGTTACTCGCTAGCCAGCTGGCGCTTCTTCCGTGAGCgtattgaggaggaggagctgtcccTCATCCACTTCTTCGGCGAGGACTACGTGGAATACAAGAAGAAGGTCTCCACCGGACTACCTTTCATCTCAGGGATCCGCGTCAATTAG
- the rtel1 gene encoding regulator of telomere elongation helicase 1 — protein MPLLTLNGVTINFPFTPYECQNDYMSKVIECLQQKVNGVLESPTGTGKTLCLLCATLAWRDHFKDTISARKITERLKGAEMFPDMPVATWGTAATDGDGTTYYTDIPKIIYASRTHSQLSQVISELKNTAYRPKMCVLGSRDQMCIHPEVMRQESNHMKVHMCKAKVAARSCAFFNNLEEKGTDKDLVNSIMDVEDLVKAGNKHRVCPYYLSRTLKTQAEIIFMPYNYLLDPKSRRAQNLDLKGAVIIFDEAHNVEKICEESTSFDLTPYDLTSAIEVVNSVLQEQAEGATSAEPIADNFASGSTNSDLNLNIAAIAKIKQMLLDLEAVIDSYEVSSEKGLTKPGSFIFELFKKANLTFETKSAMCDALEQITSYVTGKTGIFMNTAGLQKLSEIFQLVFSGEPKEGNPEKEMQANTAQFKVHIHKDNSFNKKPQKVDVWASSSTKKQGNILSYWCFSPGFSMQDLKRQGVRSIILTSGTLSPLQSFTAEMQIPFPVALENTHVIQRDQIFVGVVDQGPDGVQLSSTYDRRFVPENMASLGNTVANFGRVVPHGLLVFFPSYPVMDKTLEFWRANGHAGRIENMKPMFVEPKGKSNFSEVIEGYYNQVNDATSKGGSFFAVCRGKASEGLDFSDNYGRAVIITGLPFPPKMDPRVMLKMQFLDETSRKKIPGVKCLSGSDWYRQQASRAVNQAIGRVIRHKEDYGAIFLCDRRFKNADVQAQLPKWLRPYIRRYDNFGNMVRDVAQFFRVAQKMRPLVPKAAGGRDSSSGPGALCSSSTGCSGGQSTSVQAPLAAQKAKLLDSHVPSLKRRKLNEHPGGDGMARLSIQYSTEMPSSQRPGTLMDALAHSDRQHGGEGGGNSGAEMASGLSTRSLQHDKDMDDKSRGGKRKIKLVQEQKKSVPPGASEENTHSKARRFLTEMRKSLSQMNYQKVMDALQAYKRLDDLGVLQAEAAVLLVDANTHVLYRGLYKFLRPHHKKLFNEKCQELTGQGCGYKEEDSLSKEEKEALVLQQTANKGRPGVSSHSGPPGNQLNTSLQLNKGGQHLGVHTSSGHLHRPGQTGDGKGPRESFLAAVKETFGAEMSNQLLLAMRRYEKDDDYESLITIVVGLLTQKDDNLVLLEGFEKFVHPHHKKQFKEMLGDLKG, from the exons ATGCCTCTATTAACCCTCAATGGAGTGACTATCAACTTTCCCTTCACTCCATATGAATGCCAGAATGATTACATGAGTAAAGTCATCGAATGCCTGCAACAA AAGGTGAATGGGGTCCTGGAAAGCCCAACCGGTACAGGGAAGACCCTGTGCCTGCTCTGTGCTACGTTAGCTTGGAGGGACCACTTTAAGGACACCATCTCCGCTCGCAAGATAACAGAGAGACTGAAGGGAGCCGAGATGTTCCCTGACATGCCGGTGGCCACCTGGGGTACTGCGGCCACGGATGGAGACGGAACAA CCTACTACACGGATATTCCAAAAATCATATATGCATCCCGGACACATTCGCAGCTCTCCCAGGTGATCAGTGAGTTGAAAAACACTGCCTACAG ACCAAAGATGTGTGTGCTTGGATCCAGAGACCAGATGTGCATCCACCCAGAGGTGATGCGTCAGGAGAGCAATCACATGAAG GTTCATATGTGCAAAGCAAAGGTTGCTGCAAGGTCCTGTGCATTCTTCAACAATCTTGAAG AGAAAGGCACCGATAAAGATCTGGTTAATTCCATCATGGACGTGGAGGACTTGGTGAAAGCTGGGAACAAGCACAG GGTTTGTCCGTATTATTTATCGCGTACCCTGAAGACGCAGGCAGAGATCATATTTATGCCGTACAACTACCTCCTCGATCCAAAG AGCCGGAGAGCACAGAATCTGGACCTGAAGGGGGCAGTGATAATCTTTGACGAGGCACACAATGTG GAGAAGATCTGTGAGGAGTCCACCTCCTTTGACCTGACCCCCTACGACCTGACGTCCGCgattgaggtggtaaacagcgTCTTGCAGGAGCAGGCCGAGGGCGCAACCAGCGCGGAGCCCATCGCCGACAACTTTGCCTCGGGGTCTACGAACTCTG aTTTAAATTTGAACATCGCTGCAATTGCCAAGATCAAAC AAATGCTTCTGGATTTAGAAGCCGTCATTGATTCCTATGAAGTTTCCAGTGAGAAGGGCTTGACTAAACCTGGAAG CTTCATTTTTGAGTTATTCAAGAAGGCCAACTTGACATTTGAAACCAAGAGTGCCATGTGTGATGCTCTGGAGCAGATCACAAGCTATGTTACAGGAA AAACGGGAATATTCATGAACACGGCTGGGTTACAGAAGCTCTCTGAGATCTTTCAG CTGGTGTTTTCTGGTGAGCCAAAAGAAGGGAACCCAGAAAAAGAAATGCAGGCTAATACTGCTCAGTTCAAA GTTCATATCCATAAGGATAACAGCTTTAACAAGAAGCCACAGAAGGTAGACGTATGGGCATCATcgtcaacaaaaaaacaag GCAACATCTTGAGCTACTGGTGTTTCTCTCCTGGCTTCAGCATGCAGGACCTCAAGCGTCAAGGCGTGCGCAGCATAATCCTGACCAGTGGCACCTTGTCGCCCCTTCAGTCTTTCACAGCGGAGATGCAAAT TCCCTTCCCCGTAGCGCTGGAGAACACTCATGTGATCCAGCGAGACCAGATCTTCGTTGGCGTCGTGGACCAAGGACCGGACGGCGTGCAGCTCAGTTCCACTTACGACCGCAG GTTTGTACCTGAAAACATGGCCTCCTTGGGAAACACAGTTG CCAACTTTGGCCGTGTGGTTCCCCATGGACTTCTGGTGTTCTTCCCCTCATATCCGGTGATGGACAAGACTCTGGAGTTCTGGAGG GCAAATGGACATGCAGGTCGCATTGAAAACATGAAACCAATGTTTGTTGAACCTAAGGGGAAGAGCAATTTCAGTGAA GTTATCGAGGGTTATTACAACCAAGTTAACGATGCAACATCAAAGGGAGGCAGCTTTTTTGCTGTGTGTCGTGGAAAG GCCAGCGAAGGGCTGGACTTTTCTGACAACTATGGCCGAGCAGTCATCATCACTGGCCTCCCATTCCCGCCTAAGATGGACCCACGGGTCATGCTCAAGATGCAGTTCCTGGATGAGACCAGCAGGAAGAAGATTCCTGGAGTCAAG TGCCTGTCCGGCTCAGACTGGTACAGGCAGCAGGCGTCTCGGGCCGTCAACCAGGCCATCGGACGTGTCATCAGGCACAAGGAGGACTACGGCGCCATATTCCTTTGTGACCGAAG GTTTAAAAACGCAGATGTCCAAGCCCAGCTGCCCAAATGGTTGAGGCCTTACATACGCAGATATGACAACTTCGGCAACATGGTCCGTGATGTCGCTCAGTTCTTCAGAGTGGCCCAAAAAATG AGGCCTCTGGTTCCTAAGGCAGCCGGCGGCAGGGATTCCTCAAGCGGCCCAGGCGCTCTGTGTTCCAGCTCCACCGGCTGCTCGGGAGGTCAAAGCACTAGTGTTCAGGCTCCCCTCGCGGCCCAGAAGGCCAAGCTACTGGATTCCCACGTTCCTAGTCTCAAAAGGAGGAAATTGA ATGAGCACCCGGGAGGCGATGGGATGGCCCGGCTGTCTATTCAGTACAGCACCGAGATGCCAAGCAGCCAGAGACCTGGGACATTGATGGACGCCCTGGCTCACAGTGACAGGCAgcatgggggagagggagggggaaactcGGGGGCAGAGATG GCCAGCGGTTTGTCCACACGGTCTCTTCAACATGACAAAGACATGGATGATAAATCTCGGGGAGGGAAACGGAAAATCAAACTGGTCCAGGAACAG AAAAAGAGCGTTCCGCCGGGCGCGTCGGAGGAGAACACGCACAGTAAGGCCCGGCGCTTCCTGACGGAGATGAGGAAGTCTCTGAGCCAGATGAACTACCAGAAGGTCATGGACGCGCTGCAGGCCTACAAAAGGCTGGACGACCTCGGCGTACTGCAGGCAGAGGCCGCTGTCCTCCTGGTCGACGCCAACACCCACGTCCTCTACCGTG GACTTTACAAATTCCTTCGACCGCACCATAAGAAGTTATTTAATGAGAAATGCCAGGAGCTGACGGGTCAAGGCTGTGGATACAAAGAAGAGGACTCGCTCtccaaggaggagaaggaggctcTAGTTCTGCAACAGACCG CAAACAAGGGGCGACCCGGTGTTAGCTCCCACTCTGGCCCTCCTGGCAATCAGCTGAACACCAGTCTGCAGCTCAACAAGGGAGGCCAGCATCTCGGCGTCCACACCTCAAGTGGGCATTTGCATAGACCAGGCCAGACGG GTGACGGAAAGGGTCCAAGGGAGAGCTTTCTGGCAGCCGTGAAGGAAACCTTCGGAGCGGAGATGTCCAACCAGCTTCTTCTGGCCATGCGGCGTTACGAGAAAGACGACGACTATGAGAGCCTGATCACCATCGTAGTGGGCCTCCTGACGCAGAAGGATGACAACCTGGTTCTTCTAGAGG GTTTTGAAAAGTTTGTTCATCCCCACCATAAGAAGCAGTTTAAAGAGATGCTGGGGGATTTGAAAGGATAA